One Solea solea chromosome 5, fSolSol10.1, whole genome shotgun sequence genomic window carries:
- the aktip gene encoding AKT-interacting protein — translation MNLNPFWSMSANTSRKQRPDGEEQSGHGEQRASPARLPFGKKQLPPIPKNATPITKPTSLVTPAQSANGTHASYGPFYLEYSLLAEFTLVIKQKLPGIYVQPSYKSALMWFGVIFMRHGLYQDGVFKFTVYIPDNYPDGECPKLVFDIPVFHPLVDPVSGELDVRRAFTKWRRNHNHIWQVLMYARTIFYKINTTEPLNPEAAVLYEKDVQLFKSKVVDSVKLCNSHLFDQPKIDDPYAISFSPWNPAVHEEAKERMFTHKRRPEDHHKGTHVSGLSWVKPGTTQPFSKDESPPQS, via the exons ATGAACTTAAACCCCTTCTGGAGCATGTCAGCCAACACAAGTCGTAAG CAGAGACCAGATGGTGAGGAACAAAGTGGGCACGGCGAGCAGAGAGCAAGCCCTGCCCGGCTGCCCTTTGGCAAAAAGCAGCTTCCTCCCATTCCAAAGAATGCCACCCCTATTACCAAGCCTACATCACTGGTGACTCCAGCCCAGTCGGCCAATGGCACACATGCCTCATATGGTCCTTTTTACCTGGAGTACTCTCTCCTGGCTGAGTT CACCCTTGTAATTAAGCAGAAACTCCCTGGAATTTATGTTCAACCATCGTACAAGTCGGCACTAA TGTGGTTCGGCGTCATATTCATGAGACATGGCCTGTACCAGGACGGCGTTTTCAAATTCACTGTGTATATTCCAGATAACTATCCAGATGGAGAGTGTCCG AAATTGGTATTCGACATCCCAGTCTTCCACCCTCTTGTTGACCCTGTGTCTGGAGAGCTTGATGTCAGAAGAGCTTTCACCAAATGGAG acgAAATCATAACCACATCTGGCAAGTCCTGATGTATGCACGTACAATTTTCTACAAGATCAATACCACAGAACCACTCAACCCAGAGGCTGCTGTGCT ATATGAGAAGGACGTACAGTTGTTCAAAAGCAAAGTGGTGGATAGTGTCAAACTATGCAACAGTCATCTTTTTGACCAGCCCAAGATCGACGATCCCTATGCAATAAG TTTTTCTCCATGGAACCCAGCTGTTCACGAGGAAGCAAAAGAGCGAATGTTCACACACAAG AGACGGCCTGAGGATCACCACAAGGGAACGCATGTGTCAGGACTGTCTTGGGTGAAGCCTGGAACGACGCAGCCTTTCAGCAAAGACGAGAGTCCTCCCCAGAGCTGA